Proteins found in one Sorghum bicolor cultivar BTx623 chromosome 1, Sorghum_bicolor_NCBIv3, whole genome shotgun sequence genomic segment:
- the LOC8067126 gene encoding cytochrome P450 86B1, protein MDTAVSQNATVAAAPAGAGSGSGGLASLLPEVQTVELLVAVSIFVAIHSLRQRRTQGLPTWPLVGMLPSLLLGLRGDMYEWITGVLKARGGTFTFRGPWFTNLQCVVTADPRNLEHLLKTRFGSFPKGPYFRDTVRDLLGDGIFGADDEVWRRQRKAASLEFHSAEFRALTASSLVELVHRRLLPVLADAEASGGGGAAVDLQDVLLRLTFDNVCMIAFGVDPGCLRPGLPEIPFARAFEDATEATTIRFITPTAVWRAMRALGVGHERVLQRCLAGVDEFAYDVIRRRKEELAAEAAGRGRSDLLTVFTKMRDEDGRPYTDKFLRDICVNFILAGRDTSSVALAWFFWLLGRNPGVEAKIVEEIEGIVAARKEAAAGREVEEEELVFRPEEVKRMEYLHAALSEALRLYPSVPVDHKEVVEDEVFPDGTVLKKGTKVIYAMYSMGRMESIWGDDCREYKPERWLRDGRFMSESAYKFTAFNGGPRLCLGKDFAYYQMKFAASSILHRYRVHVVDGHPVAPKLALTMYMKHGLKVTLTKRDKTKL, encoded by the exons ATGGACACCGCCGTCTCGCAAAACGCCACGGTTGCTGCTGCGCCGGCCGGtgccggcagcggcagcggcggacTCGCGAGCCTGCTCCCTGAGGTGCAGACGGTGGAGCTGCTGGTGGCCGTGTCCATCTTCGTGGCTATCCACTCTCTTCGGCAGCGGCGCACGCAGGGCCTGCCGACGTGGCCGCTCGTCGGCATGCTCCCGTCGCTGCTCCTGGGCCTCCGCGGCGACATGTACGAGTGGATCACCGGCGTGCTCAAGGCGCGCGGCGGCACGTTCACGTTCCGCGGGCCGTGGTTCACCAACCTCCAGTGCGTGGTCACCGCCGACCCGCGGAACCTGGAGCACCTCCTCAAGACCCGGTTCGGGAGCTTCCCCAAGGGCCCCTACTTCCGCGACACCGTCCGGGACCTCCTCGGCGACGGCATCTTCGGCGCCGACGACGAGGTGTGGAGGCGGCAGCGCAAGGCGGCCAGCCTCGAGTTCCACTCGGCCGAGTTCCGCGCGCTCACGGCCAGCTCGCTCGTGGAGCTCGTGCACCGCCGGCTGCTCCCCGTGCTGGCCGACGCCGaggccagcggcggcggcggcgccgccgtcgACCTCCAGGACGTGCTCCTCCGCCTCACGTTCGACAACGTCTGCATGATCGCCTTCGGCGTCGACCCGGGCTGCCTCCGCCCGGGCCTCCCGGAGATCCCGTTCGCCCGGGCGTTCGAGGACGCCACCGAGGCCACCACCATCCGCTTCATCACGCCCACCGCGGTGTGGCGCGCCATGCGCGCGCTCGGCGTCGGGCACGAGCGCGTGCTCCAGCGCTGCCTGGCCGGCGTCGACGAGTTCGCGTACGACGTGATCCGCAGGCGCAAGGAGGAGCTCGCCGCCGAGGCCGCCGGGCGCGGCAGGTCGGACCTGCTCACCGTGTTCACCAAGATGCGCGACGAGGACGGGCGGCCGTACACGGACAAGTTCCTCCGCGACATCTGCGTCAACTTCATCCTGGCCGGCCGCGACACCTCGTCGGTGGCGCTGGCGTGGTTCTTCTGGCTGCTCGGCAGGAACCCCGGCGTGGAGGCCAAGATcgtggaggagatcgaggggatcGTGGCGGCGCGGAAGGAGGCTGCGGCAGGCagggaggtggaggaggaggagctggtGTTCAGGCCCGAGGAGGTGAAGCGGATGGAGTACCTCCACGCCGCGCTCTCCGAGGCGCTCCGCCTCTACCCGTCCGTCCCCGTCGACCACAAGGAG GTGGTGGAGGACGAGGTGTTCCCGGACGGGACGGTGCTGAAGAAGGGCACCAAGGTGATCTACGCCATGTACTCCATGGGGAGGATGGAGAGCATCTGGGGCGACGACTGCCGGGAGTACAAGCCGGAGCGGTGGCTCCGGGACGGCCGCTTCATGAGCGAGTCCGCCTACAAGTTCACCGCCTTCAACGGCGGCCCCCGTCTGTGCCTCGGCAAGGACTTCGCCTACTACCAGATGAAGTTCGCCGCGTCCTCCATCCTCCACCGCTACCGCGTCCATGTCGTCGACGGCCACCCCGTCGCGCCCAAGCTGGCGCTCACCATGTACATGAAGCACGGGCTCAAGGTGACGCTGACCAAGAGAGACAAGACCAAGCTCTGA
- the LOC8067392 gene encoding uncharacterized protein LOC8067392, which produces MATATAHGGEVASGGRRRGRRNLSWVTLLCFGSQEALPEGTTTTPWETSRRRRRKKRTVRPVDGDLVGTAADSAVMRRGTGEEESWKRKGQGLRLPGCCFLAPARENTAMDSSGGGRSKQRHPERTEQQQPPPPRRRRRSQSDKNSPSEASRIQATGDSNSNGGSSRGAEQPRPGAPPAETTRTATNTKPSKTGAGGGVGAFGPVVGLSVVIAVSMAGLLGGRLWAVACVCAWLVALSRLRQQTAAGDGAEEAAVDDVEDSTDHKKRVVLRGLLERDRRKAVTAA; this is translated from the exons ATGGCTACGGCTACGGCACACGGGGGAGAAGTTGCGAGCGGCGGGCGACGGCGTGGCCGGAGGAACCTCAGCTGGGTCACCCTGCTCTGCTTCGGCAGCCAGGAGGCGTTGCCGGAGGGGACGACGACGACACCGTGGGAGACGTCGCGGCGGCGCCGGAGGAAGAAGCGCACCGTCCGGCCGGTGGACGGCGACCTGGTCGGGACGGCGGCTGATTCGGCGGTGATGAGGCGCGGCACCGGCGAGGAGGAGTCCTGGAAGCGGAAGGGCCAGGGGCTTCGTCTCCCGGGATGCTGCTTCTTGGCGCCTGCACGCGAG AACACCGCCATggacagcagcggcggcggccgcagcaaacaacggcacccagagcgcacggagcagcagcagccgccaccgccgcggcggcggcggcggtcacAAAGCGATAAGAACTCACCGTCCGAGGCGTCGCGGATCCAAGCCACCGGTGACAGCAACAGCAACGGCGGCAGCTCCCGCGGAGCGGAGCAGCCCCGGCCGGGTGCTCCTCCGGCCGAGACGACGCGAACGGCCACCAACACCAAGCCGAGCAAAACcggggccggcggcggcgtgggcGCGTTCGGTCCTGTGGTGGGGCTGTCCGTGGTGATCGCGGTGTCCATGGCGGGGCTGCTCGGCGGGCGGCTCTGGGCCGTGGCCTGCGTGTGCGCCTGGCTAGTCGCCCTGTCCAGGCTTCGGCAGCAGACGGCGGCAGGCGACGGCGCCGAGGAGGCGGCGGTTGACGACGTGGAGGACTCGACAGATCACAAGAAACGGGTCGTGCTCCGGGGGCTGCTCGAGcgggatcggaggaaggccgtgACGGCGGCATAA
- the LOC110431489 gene encoding uncharacterized protein LOC110431489, whose product MDIDENADPCDENTPIILGNNNIQTDADGNQSHVGVGTSTTRGSAQSEVNDNDVPDSVDTRREEKNARQRKRRADMTDQQREEINRKQREYRARRKVAKQNITTTSDVSQIVLASSPAGCVSFETGLSTILENEESEDPTDWLHKNDNYVPRARGPVDSEVHLPERRRNHVDVTTNEDEFDRELFEPTNDGWDGDEDAMGGDHGLHDKNLNDDRVNQEPAQGNMMRFIYHVTNPA is encoded by the exons ATGG ATATTGACGAAAATGCTGACCCATGTGATGAAAACACACCAATTATTTTGGGCAACAACAATATCCAAACAGATGCAGATGGGAATCAGAGTCATGTTGGCGTTGGCACATCAACTACAAGAGGCAGTGCACAGTCTGAAGTCAACGACAATGATGTCCCAG ATAGTGTTGATACTAGGAGGGAAGAAAAGAATGCACGACAACGAAAACGAAGAGCTGATATGACTGATCAACAAAGGGAGGAGATTAATAGGAAACAACGTGAATATCGAGCGCGTAGGAAGGTTGCAAAGCAAAATATTACCACCACCTCTGATGTGTCTCAAATAGTGCTAGCATCCTCACCTGCAG GTTGTGTGAGTTTTGAAACAGGATTATCAACTATATTGGAAAATGAGGAGTCAGAAGATCCCACGGATTGGCTACATAAAAATGATAATTATGTGCCACGAGCCAGAGGTCCCGTTGATTCAG AAGTTCATTTACCTGAGCGGCGCCGCAACCATGTAGATGTCACAACCAATGAAGATGAATTCGACCGTGAACTATTTGAACCAACAAATGATGGTTGGGATGGTGATGAAGATGCCATGGGCGGCGACCATGGATTGCACGATAAAAACTTAAATGATGATAGAGTCAATCAAGAACCTGCACAAGGTAATATGATGAGATTTATATATCATGTTACAAATCCAGCTTAA
- the LOC8067127 gene encoding uncharacterized protein LOC8067127, whose translation MAAAEKPAAVRQAEELVEREMGGRDASHDAAHALRVRDLALSLAAEEGLSAPSRLLTVELASLLHDVGDYKYTKNNVEDMSVVETFLQEVGLDEAQKDEIVAIIKGMGFKNEVSNKSIVDPTLEFAIVQDADRLDAIGAIGIARCFTYGGSKNSALHDPRILPRDNLSKEKYMSKEEKQTSINHFHEKLFKLKDMMKTEAGKRRAEKRHRFMEDFVAEFYEEWSGRA comes from the exons ATGGCGGCGGCGGAGAAGCCCGCGGCGGTGCGGCAAGCGGAGGAGCTGGTGGAGAGGGAGATGGGCGGGCGCGACGCCTCCCACGACGCCGCGCACGCGCTCCGCGTCCGGGACCTCGCGCTCTCGCTCGCAGCCGAAGAGGGCCTCTCCGCCCCCAGCCGCCTCCTCACC GTGGAACTGGCCTCTCTCCTGCACGACGTTG GAGATTACAAGTATACCAA GAACAATGTGGAGGACATGAGCGTCGTGGAGACGTTTCTTCAAGAGGTAGGATTGGATGAAGCCCAGAAGGATGAAATAGTGGCGATTATTAAGGGGATGG GGTTCAAAAATGAAGTTTCGAATAAATCTATTGTTGATCCCACCCTTGAGTTTGCAATTGTACAAGACGCAGATCGCCTGGATGCAATTGGAGCAATTG GTATTGCAAGGTGCTTTACATATGGTGGGAGCAAGAACAGCGCATTGCATGATCCTCGAATTCTGCCACGTGATAACTTGTCAAAGGAAAAGTACATGTCCAAGGAAGAGAAGCAGACATCAAtcaatcattttcatgagaagcTTTTTAAACTGAAGGACATGATGAAGACAGAG GCTGGGAAAAGGAGAGCTGAGAAAAGGCATAGGTTCATGGAGGACTTTGTGGCTGAATTCTACGAAGAGTGGAGTGGCAGGGCTTGA